The DNA window ATGATGACGTACATATCAATTACCAAATTTTCATCTTCCTGACGCACAATAACTCCTTTTGCAAAGTTTTCTTTGCGAAGTATATCTGTCAGGCCATCACGTATTTGGTGTTTCGTCGCCATGCCTACAATACCGTAACATTCAATTGCTGCGCCGCCTGCTATTTGAGCAACTACATCATTGGAAATATCGATTTGACCATATTCATTCTTTAATTCAATCGACATGGAAATTCCTCCTTGAGTCCTATTTCACTCTTATCATTCTACCTCAAAGACTTATAGATGAAAAGCCACCGTTTTAGGGTGTAAAGGTTTTTTTCTTTAAAGACCTTCAAATATAGTTGCAAACCCGATATGTCTGTGGTAAATTATTAAAGTATGTGAAACGAAAAACGAACTGAAATTCTATCATAATTTTCAGCTTCACTTGTGAGGAGGGACTTACATGCCTAAAGTATGTGCAGTTAGTGGACGTAAAGCTCGCGCCGGAAATGCCCGTTCGCACGCAATGAATTCGACAAAACGTACATGGGGAGCAAACCTTCAAAAAGTTCGCATCCTTGTAGACGGTAAACCGAAACGTGTATGGGTTTCTGCAAGAGCCATGAAATCAGGAAAAGTTGAGCGCGTATAATCGCTCATGGATAATGCCAGTGCTGATCTAATCAGCCTGGCATTTTTTCGTGGTTTAATAATATAAAAAGGCGCAAAGAAAAACAAATTGTTTTTCTTTGCGCCTTTTTAATATGAAATAAGGTCTCTATGCATCTGAACTTTCAACCATTAAACAATAGCCACTGGTTATCTCAACAGTTCCACGACCTAAGAGTTCGTTACTGACAAAGCGTGTTGTCCCAAATGGAATGTTTTCATTAGTTACTGAATACTTAAAGCCCGCTAATGTTAAACCTTGAACTTCTTCTGAAAAAGGATAAAACGACACATAACGATAACGTGTGTCTTTTTCAAGCTCATGGATACCTGGACTTAAAAACCGAATTTGGTTTTGGTTATTTATTAACAAAAAACGAGTTTTGGTAAACTTTTGCTGGTAATGGTACATAATGTGTAACACGCTCATGTAATGATCCAAACGTCCACCTGTTACGCCTGCAAGTATCACTTGCTCTGGCTTGTACGTCATTGCTTTTTCAAGACCAAGTTCTGTATCCGACTGATCTTTTTCTGAAGGCGAGCGCGCCAAATCAGGAAAAGCTAATCGGATTTTTTTATAGTCATCCGCTGTTACGGAATCAAAGTCACCAACAGCAGCATCCGGTTGAATGCCTTTTTCAAACAACGCAAGTGTGCCAGAATCGATACCTATATAAATAGCGCTTGGAAATAAAGAGAAATCCGGCAGTTCATCTGCCGGACCTCCTGCAATTAAAATGACGTTCACGAAATCGCCTCTTCTCCTGCTTTCCTAATTGCTTGAAGAGCTTGCGTACGGTCTTTTTTACTGTAGATAGCAGAACCTGCAACAAAAACAGTTGCACCAGCTTTAGCGCATGCTACGATCGTTTCTTCATTAATACCGCCATCAATTTCAATTTCAATCGATAATTCTTTTTCTTTTATGATATCAGACAGTTGTTTGACTTTTGGAACGACTGAATGGATAAATTTTTGTCCGCCAAATCCTGGGTTGACCGTCATAAATAACACAAGGTCAATATCTTCAAGAATATGTTGAATCGTCTCGATTGGTGTATGTGGATTTAACACAACACCAGGCTTCACTCCAAACGAACGGATCAATTGAATTGTCCGGTGTAAATGAGGACAAGCTTCTACATGCACTGTAATGTAATCAGCTCCTGCTTTGGCAAACTCCTCAATATAAAGGTCTGGGTTTTCAATCATCAAGTGAACATCCATCGGTAATTTCGTTAAAGGACGAATGGCATTTAACACAATTGCTCCAAATGAAATGTTTGGGACGAAATGACCATCCATTACATCGACATGAATCCAATCGGCTCCTGCTTTTTCTACTTCCAATACTTCTTCTCCAAGTTTTGCGAAATCTGCTGCTAAAATAGACGGTGCAATTTTAATCATTTGAATACCTCGGCTTTCGACTCATAATTTCTTCTAGAAACTTCAAGTAATGCTTATAACGATAAGCTGGGATTTCTTTTGCTTCAACTGCTGCTTTAATTGCACATTTCGGTTCATTCATATGCAAGCATTCTCGGAATTTACATGCGTTCGAACGTGCTGCGAATTCGGGGAAGCAAGCAGACAACTCTTCACGTTCCATCGTTTCAAAATCAAACGAACTAAAGCCCGGAGTATCAGCTAGTAAACCATTGTTGACAGCGATTAACTCCACGTGGCGTGTTGTATGTTTCCCACGATTTAACGCTTTAGAAATGTCATCTGTTTTTAACTCTAATGATGGCAAGATGGTATTGAGCATTGTAGATTTTCCAACTCCAGATTGCCCAGCTAACACACTAATTTTCCCTTCAAGGACCGGCATTAACCGATCTTTTAAGGCAGGATCGTTAATAAAGGTAGGAATCACTTCATAACCAATTTTCTCGTAATCTTCGATATAGCGTTGGATTTTTTCTTTTTCTTCTTCTTTTAGCAAATCCATTTTTGTCAAACAAATGATCGGTTGGATTGAATGCGATTCTATCGCTGTTAAAAAGCGATCTAAAAGCAAAGGGTGAAAATCGGGTTGCTTCGCTGAAAACACCAAAATGGCTTGATCTACATTCGTAATTGGTGGACGTACCAATTCATTTTTCCGTTCATACACATGCAAGATAGTACCTTCTAACTCGTTATCCGCTTTATAGTCTACATAGTCGCCGACTAAAGGCGTGATTTGACGGTTGCGAAAAACACCGCGACCACGACATTGCGTGTAGCGCTCGCCATCTTCATCCATTACATAATAAAATCCGCTTAATGCTTTTCTGATTTGACCTTTCGGCATCGTTTCACTCCTTTCATCACTTATTCCACACTTGAGTACTCAAAAGTTTCTTCTAAGATAATTGATGAATCTCGAACAATTCGGTATGATGCACTTTCGCCTTCTGCAATTTGCAATTCAATCTGGTGCGATTTATTTTCGGTAATTTTAAATTCCTCTACAGGCTTTACCATCGTATTGGTATTGTCTTGTATATAAACCTGAATAGTCTGTTCAACTGGCTCTTCACCTTCTTCAGACGGTTCGGCTGGTTCATATGGAATGTTGACTGTATGAATATAAGTTTTCATTGGTTGGGCGGCTACGCCTGAAGACAAGGTTACTTCAATCGTGCTACCCGCTACTAGCTGTTCTCCTGCAGCAGGCGTCTGAGACATTACTTTCCCAGCTTCTATTTCACTAGAGGCTTGTTCAGACACAATCCGGATATTGAAACCTGAAGAACGGGCATAATCATTGAGGTTTTCCTCCGTAAATCCGGCCAAGTCCTCGACATTGCGCAAGTCTTCTCCTTTGCTGACAATAAACTCAACTTCGGTTTCACTAATAACAACTTCTTCTCCAGCAGCTGGTCGCTGATTTAAAATCGTTCCAACAGGTTCTTCAGAAAACTCTTCTGTAGATTTAGGAGAAGCAAAATTTTTGGCCTCTAACTCACTTGTTGCGTCTTCAAGCATGGTGCCAACAAAATCATTCATTTCAACTTTTTCTTTTCCTTTACTAACAAAAAGTTGAATAGCCGCTTCGCGATCTCTCATCTTGCCTGCTTCTGGAATGGTTCGTATTATATGATTGTCTGTGATTTCTTCTGAAAACTCTTCGGTTTCTTCACCGACAATAAAACCACTGGCTTGTAATTCTTCTACCGCCTCAGTATGCTCCATTCCAGAAACATCTGGAACTTCTACTTGCCTCGGTTCAAACAGTCCAGGAAATGCGATTGCTTGCACTAGTCCCGCAATTAATAAGAACGAGAACACGCCAATTATCCATGGCCATTTCTTTCTCTTCTTTTTCACAGGAGGGTTTTGCTCTTTTGCTGTTTCGTTCAACGGTAAAGGCATTGTTTTCGTATCATCTACACTGGTATAAGCTCCAGAATCTTTAATAGCGGGCATTGCACGTGTTTCATCTTGGTCAATAGGCACTTCAAACTTAGGTTCATTTAGACGTTCTGGCAATAATGCTGTACTAAGATCTTCTTCCATTTCATCAGCTGACTGATAACGATGTTCTATGTTTTTTGCAGTTGCTTTTAAAACGATATTTTCTAAACTTTGTGGCAATGTTGGGACCGTATCAAGTAAAGAAGGCGTTTCTGTTTGTAAATGTTTTAAAGCAATTGAAACAGCTGACTCGCCAGAAAACGGCAGTTTACCTGTAATTAATTCGTACATTACAATTCCAAGCGAGTAAATATCGGATTTTTTATTAGCCATACCGCCCCGTGCCTGCTCAGGTGATAAATAATGAACCGTTCCCAACACAGAATTTGTTTGTGTATAAGATGTCGCACTTAATGCCATCGCAATACCAAAATCAGATATTTTCACATTACCTTGGTTATCCATCAAAATATTTTGGGGTTTAATGTCTCTGTGAACGATTTGGTTGTGATGGGCATGTGCTAAAGCCGATGCTAACTGCTTCATAATCTCAACTGCTCGCTCAGGCGAGACTGGTGAATGCTCGATTATGTAATCTTTCAAGGTTTTTCCCGGTACATACTCCATTACTAAATAATGGATTGGACCGTCTTCACCCACATCAAAAATATTTACGATATTCGGATGCGCCAAGCTAGTAGTGGATAATGCTTCTCTTTGGAAACGCCTGCGTAATTCTTCTTCATTGGAAAAATCATATCGCAAAATTTTAATTGCGATATCCCGATCCAAAATCATATCATGCGCCAAATAAACATTAGACATTCCACCACCACCGATCAAATCCTTGATCTTATAGCGGCCGTTGATGCTTTTTCCAATCAACATAGTTATACCTCCTCATCCGTAGAGGATAGAAGAATTAATGAAATATTATCTTCTCCACCCAGATCGTTAGCCAGACTCACTAACTCCTGACCCTTTTGAGATAAAGGAGACGTAGAGCGAACAATAGCTGCAAGTTCTTCTTTCGGAACTTTATTACTTAATCCATCTGAACATATTAATAAATACGGAGCTTTCGCAAATGAAAAATCAATCATTTCTCTTTCAATACGTGATTCTGTACCAAGGGCACGAACAATCCAGTTTTTCTTTGGATGTGCTTCTGCTTCTGCTTGGCTAATTTCACCACTATCAACGAGTACATTGACATAAGAATGGTCACGCGTTAGTTGTTTAATTGATTCCCCAATGAGGTAAGCTCGGCTATCGCCAATATGGCACAAAACTCCTTCATCATCTTTGATCAATGCGGCAATCAAAGTAGTCCCCATGCCTTTGCATTCTGGAGTTGCCGATGCATGATCAAATACTAAACGGTTTATCGTTTTGACGCGTTCAGAAAGCCATTCTCGTCTGTTATCGAGCGTCGAAAATGAAGCATCTTGGTCGTCCAAAAAATATTGACTTAATCG is part of the Planococcus sp. PAMC 21323 genome and encodes:
- a CDS encoding Asp23/Gls24 family envelope stress response protein, producing MSIELKNEYGQIDISNDVVAQIAGGAAIECYGIVGMATKHQIRDGLTDILRKENFAKGVIVRQEDENLVIDMYVIISYGTKISEVAYQVQSKVKYTITQTLGMSVKAVNIFVQGVRVTNP
- the rpmB gene encoding 50S ribosomal protein L28 codes for the protein MPKVCAVSGRKARAGNARSHAMNSTKRTWGANLQKVRILVDGKPKRVWVSARAMKSGKVERV
- a CDS encoding thiamine diphosphokinase, producing the protein MNVILIAGGPADELPDFSLFPSAIYIGIDSGTLALFEKGIQPDAAVGDFDSVTADDYKKIRLAFPDLARSPSEKDQSDTELGLEKAMTYKPEQVILAGVTGGRLDHYMSVLHIMYHYQQKFTKTRFLLINNQNQIRFLSPGIHELEKDTRYRYVSFYPFSEEVQGLTLAGFKYSVTNENIPFGTTRFVSNELLGRGTVEITSGYCLMVESSDA
- the rpe gene encoding ribulose-phosphate 3-epimerase gives rise to the protein MIKIAPSILAADFAKLGEEVLEVEKAGADWIHVDVMDGHFVPNISFGAIVLNAIRPLTKLPMDVHLMIENPDLYIEEFAKAGADYITVHVEACPHLHRTIQLIRSFGVKPGVVLNPHTPIETIQHILEDIDLVLFMTVNPGFGGQKFIHSVVPKVKQLSDIIKEKELSIEIEIDGGINEETIVACAKAGATVFVAGSAIYSKKDRTQALQAIRKAGEEAIS
- the rsgA gene encoding ribosome small subunit-dependent GTPase A codes for the protein MPKGQIRKALSGFYYVMDEDGERYTQCRGRGVFRNRQITPLVGDYVDYKADNELEGTILHVYERKNELVRPPITNVDQAILVFSAKQPDFHPLLLDRFLTAIESHSIQPIICLTKMDLLKEEEKEKIQRYIEDYEKIGYEVIPTFINDPALKDRLMPVLEGKISVLAGQSGVGKSTMLNTILPSLELKTDDISKALNRGKHTTRHVELIAVNNGLLADTPGFSSFDFETMEREELSACFPEFAARSNACKFRECLHMNEPKCAIKAAVEAKEIPAYRYKHYLKFLEEIMSRKPRYSND
- the pknB gene encoding Stk1 family PASTA domain-containing Ser/Thr kinase; protein product: MLIGKSINGRYKIKDLIGGGGMSNVYLAHDMILDRDIAIKILRYDFSNEEELRRRFQREALSTTSLAHPNIVNIFDVGEDGPIHYLVMEYVPGKTLKDYIIEHSPVSPERAVEIMKQLASALAHAHHNQIVHRDIKPQNILMDNQGNVKISDFGIAMALSATSYTQTNSVLGTVHYLSPEQARGGMANKKSDIYSLGIVMYELITGKLPFSGESAVSIALKHLQTETPSLLDTVPTLPQSLENIVLKATAKNIEHRYQSADEMEEDLSTALLPERLNEPKFEVPIDQDETRAMPAIKDSGAYTSVDDTKTMPLPLNETAKEQNPPVKKKRKKWPWIIGVFSFLLIAGLVQAIAFPGLFEPRQVEVPDVSGMEHTEAVEELQASGFIVGEETEEFSEEITDNHIIRTIPEAGKMRDREAAIQLFVSKGKEKVEMNDFVGTMLEDATSELEAKNFASPKSTEEFSEEPVGTILNQRPAAGEEVVISETEVEFIVSKGEDLRNVEDLAGFTEENLNDYARSSGFNIRIVSEQASSEIEAGKVMSQTPAAGEQLVAGSTIEVTLSSGVAAQPMKTYIHTVNIPYEPAEPSEEGEEPVEQTIQVYIQDNTNTMVKPVEEFKITENKSHQIELQIAEGESASYRIVRDSSIILEETFEYSSVE
- a CDS encoding Stp1/IreP family PP2C-type Ser/Thr phosphatase, whose protein sequence is MFQYVIESDTGKIRVVNEDSVAVLKRPDGLMLAIVADGMGGHKAGDVASKMTVDRLSQYFLDDQDASFSTLDNRREWLSERVKTINRLVFDHASATPECKGMGTTLIAALIKDDEGVLCHIGDSRAYLIGESIKQLTRDHSYVNVLVDSGEISQAEAEAHPKKNWIVRALGTESRIEREMIDFSFAKAPYLLICSDGLSNKVPKEELAAIVRSTSPLSQKGQELVSLANDLGGEDNISLILLSSTDEEV